One stretch of Natronolimnobius baerhuensis DNA includes these proteins:
- a CDS encoding metallophosphoesterase, which translates to MNIGIIADTHDNVEAAERAAEIFTEEGVEIVIHCGDFIAPPLLPALEGFEVHGVLGNNDGEISGLEAAFDALGNESELHGRFAALEFDGLSFAVLHGESKAEVEALAAAETYDFVCYGHHHEREVTEVGGTTLLNPGGQFPTIPADHRTVALVDTLDESVRFRSVLE; encoded by the coding sequence ATGAACATCGGGATCATTGCCGATACGCACGACAACGTCGAGGCAGCCGAGCGAGCGGCCGAAATCTTCACCGAGGAGGGTGTCGAGATCGTCATCCACTGCGGCGATTTCATCGCCCCGCCGCTCCTTCCCGCGCTCGAGGGGTTCGAAGTCCACGGCGTCCTCGGGAACAACGACGGCGAGATTTCGGGGCTCGAGGCGGCGTTCGACGCCCTCGGGAACGAAAGCGAACTCCACGGCCGATTTGCTGCACTCGAGTTCGATGGGCTCTCGTTTGCGGTGTTGCACGGCGAGTCGAAAGCCGAAGTCGAGGCGCTCGCGGCCGCCGAAACGTACGATTTCGTCTGCTATGGGCATCATCACGAGCGCGAGGTGACGGAAGTAGGGGGAACGACGCTGCTTAATCCCGGCGGACAGTTCCCGACGATTCCGGCGGACCATCGCACTGTTGCACTCGTCGACACGCTCGATGAGTCCGTCCGATTCCGGTCGGTTCTCGAGTGA
- a CDS encoding KH domain-containing protein yields the protein MQHVKIPQDRIGVLIGQGGETMREIEAEAEVRLDIDSENGSVAVETVGDPVLGLKGPEIVQAIGRGFAPDAALRLLEDEMMMFDVVDIDAASRNKNDLQRQKGRLIGEDGRTRELMEELAGADIVIYGTTLGMIGTPEQVDAARTAAEMLLDGAPHGTVYSFLEDRHNEMKHQGLQYHRFPGSDSEEA from the coding sequence ATGCAACACGTGAAGATTCCGCAGGACCGGATTGGGGTTCTTATCGGCCAGGGCGGTGAGACGATGCGCGAAATCGAAGCCGAAGCTGAGGTGCGACTCGATATCGACTCGGAGAACGGTTCGGTTGCAGTCGAAACCGTCGGCGATCCCGTTCTCGGTCTCAAAGGGCCAGAAATTGTCCAGGCGATTGGGCGTGGCTTCGCCCCGGATGCGGCACTCCGACTGCTCGAGGATGAGATGATGATGTTCGACGTCGTCGACATTGACGCTGCCTCGAGAAACAAGAACGACCTCCAGCGACAGAAGGGCCGTCTCATCGGTGAAGACGGGCGAACGCGAGAGCTGATGGAGGAACTCGCCGGTGCCGACATCGTCATTTACGGGACGACGCTCGGCATGATCGGTACGCCGGAGCAGGTCGATGCGGCCCGAACGGCGGCCGAGATGCTGTTGGACGGTGCCCCACACGGTACCGTTTACTCATTCCTCGAGGACCGACACAACGAGATGAAACATCAGGGGCTTCAGTACCATCGCTTCCCCGGGTCGGATTCCGAAGAGGCATAA
- a CDS encoding asparaginase, giving the protein MPHVRVLSTGGTIASTAGPNGATPGKSGTELVDAVPELEDSATVDVESVCDELSFHLSMANVRSMLEGVEQAAADGVDGVVVTHGTDTMEESAYFLDLVLEESVPVVFTGAQRPADAPGADGPANLLAAVQTAADERFESGVYVAFADQIHAARWVTKARSSRPDAYASPDSGPVAELTVDGLALTREPTSESVSLPAVEPTARVEVHTTGVGVDSRALERAREDGVDGIVLAASGIGNTTPEIGDAVGDLVDSGLPVVVATRCFEGGVAARYGGPGGGQTLRDHGAIPAGNLPPWKARIKLMLVLSSDDGPDARAAFKRQRGGASE; this is encoded by the coding sequence ATGCCACACGTTCGCGTGCTGAGTACCGGCGGGACGATTGCATCGACAGCAGGCCCAAACGGTGCGACGCCTGGAAAAAGCGGGACAGAGCTCGTCGACGCGGTACCCGAACTCGAGGACAGTGCCACCGTGGACGTCGAGTCGGTCTGTGACGAACTGAGCTTTCACCTTTCGATGGCGAACGTCCGCTCGATGCTCGAGGGGGTCGAGCAGGCGGCCGCCGACGGCGTCGATGGCGTCGTCGTCACCCACGGCACGGACACGATGGAGGAATCAGCGTACTTCCTCGATTTAGTGCTCGAGGAATCCGTTCCCGTCGTGTTCACTGGCGCACAGCGACCGGCCGACGCACCCGGCGCAGATGGACCGGCGAACCTCCTCGCAGCCGTCCAAACGGCAGCTGATGAGCGCTTCGAATCCGGCGTGTATGTCGCGTTCGCCGACCAGATCCACGCCGCCAGGTGGGTGACGAAAGCGCGCTCGAGTCGCCCGGACGCGTACGCCTCGCCTGATTCAGGCCCCGTCGCGGAACTCACAGTTGATGGACTCGCGCTCACACGCGAGCCGACAAGTGAGTCCGTCTCGTTGCCGGCCGTCGAACCAACTGCTCGAGTCGAGGTCCACACCACCGGGGTAGGCGTGGATAGTCGCGCACTCGAGCGTGCACGCGAGGACGGCGTCGACGGGATCGTGCTGGCGGCGAGCGGGATCGGGAACACGACGCCGGAAATAGGCGATGCGGTCGGTGACCTCGTTGATTCGGGTCTCCCTGTCGTCGTGGCGACGCGCTGTTTCGAAGGTGGTGTCGCCGCGCGGTACGGCGGCCCCGGCGGTGGCCAGACGCTGCGCGATCACGGTGCGATTCCGGCCGGCAACCTGCCGCCCTGGAAAGCACGGATCAAACTCATGCTGGTGCTGTCATCCGACGACGGCCCCGACGCTCGAGCGGCGTTCAAGCGTCAGCGCGGCGGAGCGAGTGAGTAG
- the thsA gene encoding thermosome subunit alpha produces MGNQPLIVLSDDSQRTSGKDAQSMNIQAGKAVAESVRTTLGPKGMDKMLVDSSGNVIVTNDGVTLLSEMEIDHPAADMIVEVAETQEDEVGDGTTSAVVISGELLSQAEELLEQDIHATTLAQGYRQAAEEATEALEEIAIDVDEDDEEILHQIAATAMTGKGAENARDLLSNLVVQSVQTVADDDGIDTDNIKVEKVVGGSIENSELVEGVIVDKERVSENMPYFAEDANVAVVDGALEIQETEIDAEVNVTDPDQLEQFLEQEEAQLKEMAEQVADAGADVLFVSSGIDDMAQHYLAQEGILAVRRVKSSDVTQLARATGATPVTSVDDLSEDALGFAGSVAQKEIAGDQRIFVEDVDDAQAVTMILRGGTEHVIDEIDRAIEDSLGVVRTTLEDGKVLAGGGAPEVELSLALRDYADSVGGREQLAVEAFADALEVIPRTLAENAGLDPIDSLVELRADHDGGNEAAGLDAFTGDTIDMAEEGVYEPLRVKTQAIESATEAAVMLLRIDDVIAAGDLAVQDNDDEDEMPPGGGGMGGMGGMGGGMGGMM; encoded by the coding sequence ATGGGCAACCAGCCCCTTATCGTCCTCTCGGACGACAGTCAGCGGACGTCCGGCAAAGATGCACAATCGATGAACATCCAGGCCGGAAAGGCGGTTGCTGAGTCCGTTCGGACCACACTTGGTCCGAAGGGGATGGACAAGATGCTCGTCGATTCGTCGGGCAACGTCATCGTGACGAACGACGGTGTCACACTCCTCTCGGAGATGGAAATCGACCACCCGGCGGCCGACATGATTGTCGAAGTCGCCGAAACCCAGGAAGACGAGGTCGGTGACGGCACCACGAGCGCCGTCGTCATCTCCGGTGAACTCCTGAGTCAGGCCGAAGAACTCCTCGAGCAGGATATCCACGCAACCACGCTCGCACAGGGGTATCGCCAGGCCGCCGAGGAAGCCACCGAGGCACTCGAGGAGATCGCCATCGACGTCGACGAAGACGACGAGGAAATTCTTCACCAGATCGCTGCAACGGCGATGACCGGTAAGGGCGCAGAGAACGCTCGCGACCTGCTCTCGAATCTTGTTGTCCAGTCCGTCCAGACCGTCGCGGACGACGACGGCATCGACACGGACAACATCAAAGTCGAGAAGGTTGTCGGCGGCTCCATCGAGAACTCTGAACTCGTCGAAGGTGTCATCGTCGACAAGGAGCGCGTCTCCGAGAACATGCCGTACTTCGCCGAAGACGCAAACGTCGCCGTCGTCGACGGTGCCCTCGAGATTCAGGAGACCGAAATCGACGCCGAAGTCAACGTCACCGACCCTGACCAACTCGAGCAGTTCCTCGAACAGGAAGAGGCACAGCTCAAGGAGATGGCCGAGCAGGTCGCCGACGCCGGCGCTGACGTGCTGTTCGTCAGTAGCGGCATCGACGACATGGCCCAGCACTACCTCGCACAGGAGGGCATTCTCGCCGTTCGTCGCGTCAAATCCAGCGACGTCACGCAACTGGCCCGCGCAACCGGCGCAACGCCAGTCACGTCCGTCGACGACCTGAGCGAGGACGCCCTCGGCTTCGCCGGCAGCGTCGCCCAGAAGGAAATCGCTGGCGACCAGCGCATCTTCGTCGAAGACGTCGACGATGCACAGGCCGTCACGATGATCCTCCGCGGCGGTACCGAACACGTCATCGACGAAATCGACCGCGCAATCGAAGACTCGCTGGGCGTCGTCCGCACCACGCTTGAGGACGGCAAGGTCCTCGCTGGCGGCGGTGCCCCTGAAGTCGAACTCTCGCTTGCACTGCGTGACTACGCCGACTCCGTTGGTGGGCGCGAACAGCTCGCCGTCGAAGCCTTCGCCGACGCACTCGAGGTCATCCCACGCACGCTGGCCGAGAACGCAGGCCTCGACCCAATCGACTCGCTCGTCGAACTGCGCGCCGACCACGACGGTGGCAACGAGGCAGCCGGTCTCGACGCGTTCACCGGCGACACGATTGACATGGCCGAAGAAGGCGTCTACGAGCCACTGCGCGTCAAGACCCAGGCAATCGAATCCGCGACCGAAGCCGCTGTCATGCTGCTTCGCATCGACGACGTCATCGCAGCCGGCGACCTCGCCGTCCAGGACAACGACGACGAGGATGAGATGCCACCGGGCGGCGGTGGCATGGGCGGTATGGGCGGTATGGGTGGCGGCATGGGCGGCATGATGTAA